GCGGATACAGCTTGCGTAGTTCGGGAAGCGTGCCGAGGCCGTCGAGCTCCGGCATCTCGATGTCGAGCGTCACCAGGTCGGGACAGAGTTGCGGAAGTTTCGCCAAGGCGATCCGACCGTTCGGCGCGGTGCCGGCCAGTTCGATCTCCGGGTCTTGGCCGAGCACGTCGGTCAATAGACGCCGGATGACGACCGAGTCGTCGACGACGAGAACGCGTATTTTTCTCATGGCTACTTCACGACTCCGACCAGCCGAAGCTTGTCGACGAGGCCTTCCTTCTGAAACGGCTTCATCAGGTATTCGTCGGCGCCGGCGCTGAGCGCGCGGAGCATCCGATCGGTCTCGGTTTCCGTCGTGACCATCAGCACGGCGATCCCGGCATAGCGCTCTTCGCGGCGCACGGCGGTGATGAACTCCAGGCCGTCCATCTCCGGCATGTTCCAATCGACGAGCACGACATCGGGCAGCGGGGCCGACGCGAGCCGTTCGAGCCCTTCTCTGCCGTTCGAGGCGTCGGTCGTTTCGAAGCCGAGTTCCTTGAGAATCTCCGACTCGATTCGACGGATCGGCCGAGAGTCGTCGATGATGAGAGCACGCATGGCTGAGTATTCCGTCGTGTTAAAAAGGGGTCGGGGGTCGGGGATCAGGGGTCGGAGGAAAGTTGTGAGTCAATAGTCTGACCCCCGACCCCTCTCCGTTCGCTTACCGATTCGATTTCTTTTCCACCCGTTGACCGGCTCCGAGCTGTTGCAGCTCCGCGGCCATGCGCGACAACTCCGCGGCGGCTTGCTGCGAGTTGGTCGCCCCTTGCGTCGTGTTCTGCGCGGCTTCGGCAACCGCCGTGATGTTCTGCGCGATCTCGGCCGTTCCCTTCGCCGCTTCGCCGACGTTGCGGCTCATCTCGTTGGCGGTTGCGGTTTGTTCTTCGACGGCGCTGGCGATCGTGTTCGAGATGTCATTGATCTGCGCGATCACTTTGCCGATCTGTTGGATCGACTCGACCGCTCCCCGCGTGTCGAGTTGAATCGCTTCGATCTTGTGGCCGATGTCTTCGGTGGCCTTCGCCGTTTCCTTCGCCAACTCCTTCACTTCGTTGGCGACGACGG
This sequence is a window from Planctomycetia bacterium. Protein-coding genes within it:
- a CDS encoding response regulator, translating into MRALIIDDSRPIRRIESEILKELGFETTDASNGREGLERLASAPLPDVVLVDWNMPEMDGLEFITAVRREERYAGIAVLMVTTETETDRMLRALSAGADEYLMKPFQKEGLVDKLRLVGVVK